AATAACCTCTACTCGGAATCGCTGCATGGGTTTTCTCAGACTGGGTAAAAAGGAGGATGAAAGCCTGTGTATGAAACATGGCTAAAAACTCAATCCATCATCATATAACTTTGGGCAGACTCAGATACTTTACAAAAATTAATTTAAAAGTTACACTTCTTTACATTATCAAGTAATTAAGGAAAAGTTCATGCGTAGTAGTGGTTCGATTGTGGATGATCAGGGCAAAATGAACAACTTTGCGGTTGAGCCAAAAATTTATGTAGATGAACAAGGCGATCGCACTGGCTTTACACCCTATGCAGAACTACTCAACGGTCGTTTAGCAATGATTGGTTTTATCTCGCTGATAGCGTTAGAAGTATTTACAGGACATGGTATTTTTGGACTGTTATCTAGGCTGTAATAGAGTAGGGAACAGGTAATACCGTTTCACTTTAAGTTTGATACAAATAGACCGCAGGGGGCAGGGGAAAAGAATGAAAAACCCATAAATTTGTATCATTTTTTTCGTAAAATGGTATTACAGAGTTAAAAGTCTTTTGATGTCTAAGTGTTGTCATCTATTGATGTATTAACTACTTTGGCTGTTGGCATCACTCAATTTTTAAAACGCAATTTTTCATACATTTATTTAAAGAGACAGGAAATTTCCCGTCTCTTTGTTTTTGATGTCAAATTATGAGTTGGAATTGCGATGAGCAATTACAGCATAAAAGGGATCTCCAGCACCAATACCCATCAACTGTAAGAAATAGGGCGTTGTTGATTGGCGAACAATCACTTCAGGAGTGGTAAATCCTGGTATTGAGTTGAAGTAGTGCTTGACTAGTTCGACTCTGGTGGTTTCGGAAGCATCACGCCAAGCTTGAATTGCTTTCTGAAAAAACATCCGGTTAGAAAAGCTGATAATTACAATACCACCGGGTTTGAGAATGCGGTAAATTTCCGAAAATATGGCTTCGGGATACTGTATGTACTGCACAGAAACACAGATGAGAACCGCATCAAAATCTTGATCGGGTAGGGGTATTTGGGGATTTTCGTTGAGATTTTGGACAAAGTAATGATTTAAGCGGGGATTTCTTGCTAGTTCCTCAGCGTTGAGTCCGTGTCCTTCAATATGGGCAAACTCTATTTCTTCTGGTAAATGAGATACCCAGCTGCTCATCATATCAAGGATGCGGGTGTTGGGTTGGAGGCGATCGCGGTACAAATCTGTTAACTGTTGAATAAACCCATCATCAACATGAGTAACAAACCGGGGATAGGCATAAAATAGCTGATCATCGGTATTATCTAATTTTTCGCGTTGATTTGGACTAAGTGGCATAAATGTCTATTTTGGAAAAGTTTTTGACAAACTTGCTGCAAATTTCGGTATTCTTTTGCACAAGGATTCTGTTACATATTTTAATAAAATCAGTATCAATAAATTTAACAGCACTCAACTGAATCAAGCTAGAAAATTTTTAATTACATGTTACATAAATCACATTTGTTGCAATCTATTTGGCGACAATTTCGCTTATCAGCCGCATTTCCTTATATCAGCTTGTTAATTTGGCTACTGCCTTTATTATTATTTACCTCTGGACAAAATAGCCTGATGGCGCATGATGAAGGGCTTTATGCTTGGCGAGCGCGGCGGATGTTCGATTCTGGTGACTGGATAGCGCCGTGGGGTACTGTGCATCATAAAACCCCTGGTTTTTATTGGCTGATTGCCAGTGCTTATACACTATTTGGTATGAGTGAAGTTAGTACAAGAATTCCCAGTGCGATCGCTGGAATATTCTGCTTATTCTTAATATATGAAATTGGGAAAATTATCCTCAATCAAAAATTAGCTTGGTTAGCTGCTGCAATTTTGAGTTTAGAGTTTCTTTGGTTGCAATATTGCCGTTTAGGCGCACCTGATGTGCCGATGATTTTTTTAGTTTTATTAGCAATTTTTTCTTTACTTAAAGCTGAATTACCACCAAAATATGCTAATTTTTGGCAATTTATAGCAGGTTTGTGTTTAGGCTTAGGCTTTTTAGTCAGAAGCTTTATGATTTTTTTGCCAGCAATAGCATTATTGCCTTATCTCATTGGTGAACATCGCCGCCACCGTCATCTTAGTAGCCCTATTTTTTATTTAGGTTTAATATTAGGTTTTATACCGACTTTGATTTGGCTATGGTTGAGTTGGCAGCGTTATGGCAGTAATAGTTTAGAAGCTTTATTACAATTTGTTTTTCAACTCGGTTCTGAGGAAAGAAAAGGAAACGGCATCATATTTTATTTTTGGAATGTGCCTTTAAAAGCATTTCCTTGGACATTTTTTAGTCTTTTAGGTTTGATTGTAGCATTCCGTCGTCCAATCCCTAATTATCATTTATTATTAGTTGGCTTTCCGATAGTTTTATTTACAGAATTAAGTATTTTTTCAACCCGTTTATCACACTATAGTCTTAGCCTTTATCCCTTTATTGCTTTGTTAGCAGCTTTGGGTTTAAGTTGGTTAGGCAAAGCTTATGAGAAGACACAACCACCCAGAAACCTTCCTCGTAACTTGAGTTATGGCTTTGGCGGATTAGGTATTTTACTTTTGTTAGCAGGGATATACCTTTTAATTTGGGGTAATGCAGATATTAGTAAGTATGCAGCCTTTGGTTTAATTGTCGGTTTAGGTTGGTTAATTTTACCTGTCGTGTGGATTTGTCGTCACCACTTTGGTTACACGTTTCTCACAGAGCGTTATTGGTTAGCTGGTTGGTTGATTCCCTGTTGGTTAGGTTTAGCTGTGGCGGGTAGTTTGGGATTAATTGGTGATTATAACGCAGCGTTTAGAAAGTTTTTTCAAGAACCTGCGATCGCCTCAATTCTGCAAAGTCAGCCTATTTACTTTGTCAAGCTTGATGGGAAAAATGCTGTTCTCTTAAATTTTTACACACCTATTCACGGAAAGAGTTTAGATACAATTTCTCAACTACCAGCTTCTAGCTACGCTTGGATATATTTACAAA
This window of the Nostoc sp. HK-01 genome carries:
- a CDS encoding high light inducible protein yields the protein MRSSGSIVDDQGKMNNFAVEPKIYVDEQGDRTGFTPYAELLNGRLAMIGFISLIALEVFTGHGIFGLLSRL